GCTATGATTTCAACTGATCGTAAATATCCCGGGCTTATAGAATTTAATATGGAAGAATTAAAATATTTAAAAATAGATGTGGTCTTTCCGGTACTCCATGGAAAAAACGGAGAAGACGGAACAGTTCAAGGCTTGATTGAATTGGCCGGTATTCCCTTAGTGGGTTGTGGAACTCTTAGCTCCGCCCTATGCATGGATAAGGATAGGGCTCATAGACTTGTCGAGACCTTAGGTATAAGTGTACCAAAGGCTATAGTTCTTTTAAGGCCTTATGATAATAAGGAACTTTTTGAAAAAACTAAAGAATTAAACTATCCTTTGTTTGTAAAACCCATAAAGAGCGGATCTTCTTTTGGTATTACTAAAGTTTATAATAAAGAAGATTTACCTAAAGCTGTAGAGATAGCCTTTATGCATGATGATGAAGTTATTATCGAGGAAAATATCGACGGTTTTGAAGTGGGCTGTGCCGTCATGGGTAATGATGAATTAATTATTGGGGAGATTGATGAGATAGAACTTACAGATGGATTTTTTGATTATACAGAAAAATATAATCTTAAAAAATCTTTTATTCATATGCCTGCCCGCATTGATAGGGACACTGCAGATAAGGTGAAAGAAACGGCTGCCAGTATCTATAAAATTCTCGGTTGCAGGGGACTTGCTAGGGTAGATATGTTTATAACTCCTGACAAGAGAATTGTATTTAATGAGGTTAATACTATACCTGGTTTTACAGCCCATAGCCGTTATCCTAATATGATGAAAGGTATTGGTATAGTATTTGATGAACTGATTACAAAATTAATAGAATTGGGTATGGAACAATGAAAACTATTACATTGTACAAAAATGATATTCATAAAGGCAGCCTTATATTAGTTAATAAGTTTTTCCCTATCGTAAGATCTGAAGATGATATATTGATGAGGGCTATTGATGATGATAATCAGGATATATACCTAGAAAGCACTACTGCAGCAGTCTTAAGTCATATGTTTATTACCCTTAATTGCCAGGAGAATATTGTACCTATAAGCGGTTACAGGTCTTTTAAGAAGCAGCAGAGCATATATGAAAAATCCTTGAGGGATAATGGAAGGGAGTTTACTGAAAAATATGTGGCCCTGCCAAATCATAGTGAGCATCAAACCGGTTTGGCAGTTGATCTGGCCTTAAAGCGTGACAATATAGATTTTATTTGTCCGGATTTTCCCTATCAAGGTATATGTAATGATTTTCGTAATAAAGCACCCCTATATGGCTTTATTGAAAGGTACCAAAAAGGCAAGGAGGAAATTACCGGTATAGGACACGAGCCATGGCACTTTAGATATGTCGGTTACCCTCATTCCTTGATTATGAATAAGTATAATCTGGTCTTAGAGGAGTATATAGATTTAATTAGATTATATCCTTATAAAAGAAAGCATTATCTAACCTATCTATATAATCAAGCAGTTGAAATTTTTTATGTAGATACCTCCTATAAGTCCATAGAATTGCCGGAGGATGCTATTCATCAGATATCAGGTAATAATGTGGATGGTTTTATAGTTACTTTATGGAGGTGAAGAAGTGAAAAAGACAAAAGAATACGGAGGAATTGACTATTTCAGAATTATTGCAGCTTTACTTATAGTGGCAATACATACTTCACCGCTGGCTTCTATAAGTAATATAGCTGACTTTATACTTACCCGTGTTATTGCAAGAGTCGCTGTACCATTTTTCTTTATGACTTCGGGCTTTTTCCTATTTTCAAATGGCAGTGCTAAGGAAGAAAAAATCAAGAGGTTTCTTAAGAAAACATCAGTTATATATCTAGTAACTATTGTTTTATATATTCCTATTAATTTTTATGCAGGATATTTTTATAAGAAAAATTTACTGTTTAATATTATAAAAGATATTATATTTGATGGTACCATCTATCATCTTTGGTATCTGCCTGCTGCTATACTTGGGGTAGCCTTAGTTTCCTTATTGATTAAATATATGTCTCTAAATAGAGCCTTTATAATATCTTGCATTTTATATTTTATTGGTGTATTCGGCGACAGTTATTATAAAATTGCAGCTAAATCTGCAGTGATAAAAGATGTATACAAGGTAATATTCATCTTTTCAGATTATACTCGTAACGGTATATTTTTTGCTCCTATATTTTTGCTACTGGGCAGTCTTGTATCTAAAAATATTAATAAATTTAAGAAAAAAGAGGGTCTGTTATATCTTTATATATTTGTCGCCCTTATGATGGTAGAAGCTTTGCTCTTAAGAAATTTTAATCTTATGCGGCATGATAGTATGTATTTTATGCTGATACCATGTATGTATTTTCTTTTTTCACTTATTGTTAGTTACAAAGTATCCAGTCGTAAGGAATTTAGAAATATATCCTTGCTAATTTATCTAATACATCCCATGGT
This genomic interval from Herbinix luporum contains the following:
- a CDS encoding M15 family metallopeptidase, coding for MKTITLYKNDIHKGSLILVNKFFPIVRSEDDILMRAIDDDNQDIYLESTTAAVLSHMFITLNCQENIVPISGYRSFKKQQSIYEKSLRDNGREFTEKYVALPNHSEHQTGLAVDLALKRDNIDFICPDFPYQGICNDFRNKAPLYGFIERYQKGKEEITGIGHEPWHFRYVGYPHSLIMNKYNLVLEEYIDLIRLYPYKRKHYLTYLYNQAVEIFYVDTSYKSIELPEDAIHQISGNNVDGFIVTLWR
- the vanG gene encoding D-alanine--D-serine ligase VanG, coding for MNKKKVAIIFGGCSDEYPVSLESAYAIISHIDNNLFETILIGITKEGSWFRYTGDIEKIKNDTWYEDKEACIPAMISTDRKYPGLIEFNMEELKYLKIDVVFPVLHGKNGEDGTVQGLIELAGIPLVGCGTLSSALCMDKDRAHRLVETLGISVPKAIVLLRPYDNKELFEKTKELNYPLFVKPIKSGSSFGITKVYNKEDLPKAVEIAFMHDDEVIIEENIDGFEVGCAVMGNDELIIGEIDEIELTDGFFDYTEKYNLKKSFIHMPARIDRDTADKVKETAASIYKILGCRGLARVDMFITPDKRIVFNEVNTIPGFTAHSRYPNMMKGIGIVFDELITKLIELGMEQ